The genomic segment AAAGCCGAAATAGGCCTCAGGAACACAGTGGGAAATGGATGGATGACGATCGCTTTTGCCGCTGTACCAATAGGATACGTGTCGATCATCCCAGAGAACCTGTGCCCATTTCGCACTCTCCAGCGACACCCCATCCTGACCCGCAAATCGCGTGGAGACGAACCCGATATTTTTACCCATAAGTTAGTGTTCTAACGATTGAGCAGGGTTCGTGCCCTAAACCAAGGAAAAAGATTGGCCCAAAAACAGCTTGCGGGGATCTGGAGGCCATGCCCCAATCCCTGTAACCTACTACATGCCGAAAAAGAACCAAGAAATCCTAAGCCTGATCCCAGATCCGGCTGAAATTGAGTCGATCAAGGAAGTCATCCTCGCGAACTCTGTCATGTGCGGAGAAATTCCTGCACCCACCTTCGAAGAAGGACGAAGACTCGTCTTCATGCGTGACCGCTTCACGGAGGCGGGGATGGAACACATCTCGGTCGACGAGAAGGACAACGTCGCTGCGATCCTGCCCGGATCCTCCGGCAATCGAAAGATTCTCCTTTCTGCCAATCTTGACACGATCCACTACGCCGGGGCCGATCATTCGATGACCCTCGGGACAGATTCGATCACCGGACGCGGGATCTGCGAGAACAGTCTGGGCCTCGGAGTGCTCTCCGCTCTGCCGCTGGTCCTCGAGCGTCTCAACGTGAAGTTTGAATCAGACCTTCTTCTTGTCGGCACCTCCCAGTCGATCGGAGTGGGCAACCTCGGAGGAATCCGCTTCTTCCTCGATAACTATCGAAACGAGATTGATTTCGGAATCTGCCTGCGGGCGGTGCAACTCGGTCGCCTCAGCTATGCCTCGCTCGGAATGCTCCGGGGAGAGATTCAAATTGAGGTCCCTGAGGAATACGACTGGAAGCGCCTGCCCGAGGGAAGTGCCATCGTGATCCTCAATCGACTCATCACCCGGCTGCAGGAGATTCCCCTCCCGACCAACCCGGTGACGACGATCAACCTCGGCTCGGTCCTCGCCGGAAACACCTTCGGCACAGCCGCCTCGACCGCCACCCTCCGTTTTGAAATCAAGAGCGAGGAAGAAGGCCGCACGGAGGCGATGGAGGAGCAGATCGAAGAAATTGTCGAAGAGTTGGCCGCCGAGAATGAGGTCTCGGTCAGCTTGAACGTCGTCGCCCGTCGCAACCGCGGAGGCATCTCTTTCTCTCACCCGCTGGTCAAGACCACCCGCAGTATCATCGGCTCCCTCGGCGGCGAGCAGGTGATCGCTCCGAGCACCGGAGAGCTTTGTGCCTTGATCGACAAGGGCATCCCGGCCGTCACCGTCGGCCTGACCAAGGGCGAACACCTCCACGAACGAAACGAAACCTTAAAAATATCTCCGATCTATCGGGGAGTCTCCCAACTGATCGGGCTCCTCCGGGCCATTGATAAAGGATACTGCGATGAGTAAAATAGAAAACTGGCTCGATACCAACACCTTCCACTACAGCGAGTTTTGGGACATCCTCGCCCTCGTTCAGGAAAAGGAGAAGAAGGGACTTAAGATCTCACTCTGCATCCCGACCCTCAACGAGGAGAAGACCATCGGCAAAGAGATCGTCATCTTCCGCTCCGAGTTGATGGAACGCTACCCCCTCGTCGACGAGATCGCGGTCATCGACAGCGGCTCGACCGACCAGACCCGCGAAGTCGCGGCCTCGTTTGGGGCCGACGTCTATCTCGCTTCCGACATCCTTCCCGAAGAAGGGGACAAACGGGGCAAGGGCGAAAACCTTTGGAAGGCGATTCACCAGCTCGAGGGCGACATCATCTGCTACGTCGACGCGGACATTAAGAACATCCACCCTCGCTTCGCCTACGGCCTCATCGCTCCGTTGATTTACAACGACGCCATGCAGTATGTGAAGGCGTTCTATGATCGCCCGCTCGCCTTTTCCCAAGGCATCCGCCCGAGCGGTGGAGGCCGCGTCACGGAAATCCTCGTCCGCCCCCTCTTCTCGCTTTTCTTCCCAGAGCTCACGGCATTGATCCAGCCCCTCTCCGGGGAGTATGCCGTCCGCCGAGAGGTGCTCGAAAAGATCCCCTTCCCGATCGGATACGGGGTGGAGACTTCGCACATCCTCGACATCTACAACGAGTACGGGCTCGACGCTTTTGGGCAGACCGACCTCGACCAACGCGTCCACCGCAACCAGACCACGCTCGCCCTCGGTAAGATGTCCTTCGGCATTCTCCAGACCTTCCTCCGGCGCATGGAAGCGTTCGAGATGTTCGACAAACTTCCGCAACTCGAGACGATCTACCGCCAGTTTCAGGTAGAAGGAAACCGCTACGAGCAGGTGACCTTTGATATCGTCGAAGAAGAGCGCCGCCCCATGATCGAGGTGCCCGCCTATCGAAAGAAGTTTTATGGGGAAAAAGGCTGAGGAGGCGTCCGCTCGTTATAGCTATGACTGCTGCGACTTCATCTTCCGATTGCAGCCATTTCGTTCGAAAGCTACGGAGAGGTTCTGAGGAGCGCGGTGCTTTAGCCCGCGATTTCGAAGCGTCCTTGGCGCTGAGCACGCAGGCTGAAGCTCTGCGCTCCAAAAAATCGAAAGAAATGGGGCCGTCGATTTCCGAAACTCTTGGACAATGACGGGCTACAGAAAAAGCCCCGGGCTCCCCCCGGAGCGGCTCCCATGAAAATCGCCATCCTCCACTACCACTTCGACCGGGGCGGGGTGACCCGAGTGGTCTCCTCCACCTTGGAAGCGTTTCGGAGCCGGAAGGATTACGAGTTCGGCCTCCTATCCGGGCGACCGGTCACTGAGCTGGAGGCCCCCAGCCGCCTCATTCCCGGGCTCAATTATTCGAGCTCCGCAGAGACCACTCCCGGCCCCGACGAACTCTACCGCCAGGTCACAGACGCGGCCCGTGACCTGTTTAACGGAGAGGAACCGGATGTCTGGCACATCCACAATCCGGCCTTGGGGAAAAATACTTCCTTCACCGGACTGGTAAACCGACTTGCGGCTGACGGCCGGGCACTGCTTCTCCACGAGCACGATTTTGCCGAGGATTTCCGCCCGGCGAACTTCCGTCTCCGCGAATCCAGCCGGGACGTCCACGACAGCCCTTTCCCCTACTCTCCCCGCGTCCGATTTGCGGTCTTGAACCAGCGTGATGCCGACATCCTGCAAAAAGTCGGTCTGCCCTCCTCCTGCTTGGCGCAGCTCCCCAATCCAGTTCCTCCGGCAGAGACGGTGGCCCCGCTCAACCCCGATTCCGACCTCATTCTCTACCCCGTCCGCGCCCTCGCCCGGAAAAATCTGGGGGAGTTTCTTCTTCTGGCTCATGCGCTCGGAGGCGATTTCCGCTGGGAGACGACCCTCCCGCCGACTAACCCCGCCTACCAAAAGCGATTTCAGCAGTGGTGCGATCTGGTCGAAGATCTGCGCCTACCAGCACGCTTGGGAGTCGCCGCCACCGAGGATCGTCCCTTTGCCGAGCGCCTCGCCGAATCGCGGGCCGTGGTCACGACCAGTGTCGCCGAGGGATTCGGACTCTCCTTTCTCGAACCCTGGACTTACGGACGACCCGTTTTGGGCCGGGATCTGCCGGAAATCACCCGCGAATTCCGCGATCAAGGCATCCCCCTCGACTCGCTCTACTCCCGCTTTCTCATTCCCGCCGAGGCCACCGACCCCGAGAAAGTGGCCGGCCGCTGGGAAGCCGGAATCCGCTCGGCATATGAATCGTTTGCGACGAAGGCCCCCGAAGAAGACCTCATCCAAACCGTCCGCCAAATCGCGGAATCCCCGCTCATCGATTTTTCCCTCCTCGGAGAAGACCTGCAGGCCCAATGCCTCCGCACCGTAGTGGCGAAGAAGATCCCCATCGAAGCGCCGACCGCGATCCCCTCCCTTGACGCAGACGGGATCAACTCGAGGCGAGAACCGATTCTCCAAACCTTCAGCCCTGAAGCCTATGCCGCCAAACTCGAGACTCTTTACCATTCTCTCGTTGACGCCCCCGCCGAGAAACTCTCGTCTCTCTCTCCGGAAAAAATCCTCCGGGAATTCCTCCACCCAAACCGCTTCCATCCTCACTTCGTGGAATGATATGACCCATACCGAAGAAACTCTTCTCCAGCTCATCCGTGCCCAATCGAGTTGCTTCGATCCCATCCCCACCGATCTGGAGCGCTCCACCACGCCGATCAAAGGCATTCGCCACATTGCCTTCGACGTCTACGGCACCCTCCTCTCCTCAGGCGTCGGCGACATTGGCAACAGCGCCCCAGCCGACCGCGGAGCGGCCCTCACCTCGGTCCTCACCGAAGCCGGAATCTCCGACCTCCCCTCGTCGCCAGAACTCGAAGAACTCTACCGAGCCGAGATCCAGCAATCGCAGGCCGAGAGCAGCGCCCAAGGTGCCATCAAAGCCGAAGTGGAGATTCGCGACGTCTGGCGAGCCCTGGTCGACAAAGTAGGCGGAAACGACTCGATCCCCGATGCCAAAATCCCGGAAATCGCCCTCCGCTTTGAGCTCGCAGTCAACCCCGTCTGGCCCATGCCTCATCTGCTCGGAGTCCTCGAGCTCCTGGCCATGCGCTTCGCCCCCTACACGATCGTCTCCAACGCCCAGTTTTTCACGCCCCTCCTCTTCCCGGCCCTTACCCACAAAACCCTGGCCGACCTCCATTTTCTCGAATCCAGCTGCATCTGGTCCTACGAACTCCGCGAGGCCAAACCCTCCCCCCGCCTCTTCGAGAAACTCATCGAGAACCTGTCCGAGACCTTCAAACCCGCCGAAATCCTCTACGTCGGCAACGACATGCTCAACGACATCTCCGCAGCCCAAAAAGCCGGCCTCCGCACCGCACTCTTCGCCGGCGACCAACGATCGCTCCGCCTCCGCGAAGATCACCCGGACTGCCAAGGCGTCGAGCCCGATCTGGTGCTCACCAGCCTCGCCGACCTGCCGAAACTTGTCTGAAGCCGGATCCGCGGGGGCGAAATCACGTTCCCGATCGACTTTAGTCGTTCGGCTCGTCCGCATCGGCTCCACCTCCTGAACGCAGCTCGACTTCCGATGTGCGTCTCCCTCCCCAATAATCCGGAAGAATTCGCACGGCTGCATTCGACGAGCTCCTGCCAGAAAAGTCATGCTAGAACGCCGGAGGGCATCCCCAAAGCCAATCGATGAAAAAATTCATCTGCGCCCCCGCTGGATCCCCGCAATTCCGCCTCTCCAACCCTCTTCAGAGGTCCCCGTATCCGTCCTTCCCATGTGACCCCGGTTCGTGTAAACAGAAACCACCATGAGCAAGAACTCACTTACCGACACCAGCCAATTTCTCGTCACCGGAAAGAACAAATTTAAGATTGGGAAGTATCCGACCAAGATTAAAGACCTCTACGAGGACAAGTCGGACTACAAAGATCAGCTCGGCGACCTCAAAGACGAGATCAACGACCTTCAACGGATGATGTATGCGCATGGCCGCTACAGCATGCTCTTGATCTTCCAAGCCATGGATGCCGCCGGAAAGGATGGAACGATCCGCGCCGTGATGTCTGGGGTCAACCCGCACGGAGTCACCGTCCACGCCTTCATCAAACCGAGCCGCAACGAGCTCGGCCACGACTTCCTCTGGCGAACCACACTGAAGCTCCCCGACCGCGGTCATATCGGCATTTTCAATCGCTCCTACTACGAAGAAGTCCTCGTGGCCCGGGTCCACCCCGCCATCCTTGAGAACCAAAATCTCCCCAAGGAACTTGTCGAAGATAAAGATGCTCTCTGGAAGGGCCGCTTTGAATCCATCAGTGACTTTGAAAAGCACATGGAGCGCAACGGCACCCGGGTAGTGAAGTTCTTCCTCCACCTCGGCTACGACGAACAGCGCGAGCGCTTTCTCCAACGAATCGATAAGCCTCACAAAAATTGGAAATTCGAAGACGGCGACATCCGCGAACGACGCCACTGGGACGAATTCCAGGAAGCCTACGAGGAAACCATCAACTCGACCGCCACTCCCGAGGCCCCCTGGTATGTCGTCCCCGCCGACGACAAAAAGAACATGCGTCTCATCGTCGCCCAGATCATTCTCGAGCAACTGAAGTCTCTCGACATGCAATACCCGGAAGTGACCGAAGAGCGCCGCGCGGAATTGAAGAACGACCGCAAGCTGCTGGAAAACGACTGAACCTTCGCGGGCGGAGAGGCAACGCGATGGGCGCAGCTGAAGCTGCGGCCCTACAGAGTACCACAGGCTGCCAGCCTGTGAACCGAATGCTGAGACTCTTTCCCCTTTTTCGATAGAGACAACCCGGCTGCCAACAACCCGATCCGCCGCAAGCCACTCACACGACGGAGAGGCAGCGCGATGGGCGCAGCTGAAGCTGCGGCCCTACAGAGTACCACAGGCTGCCAGCCTGTGAACCGAATGCTGGGACTCTTTCCCATTTTTCGATAGAGACAACCCGGCTGCCAACACCCCGATCCGCCGCAGGCCTCTCACACGCCGGAGAGGCAACGCGATGGGCGCAGCTGAAGCTGCGGCCCTACAGATTACCACAGGCTGCCAGCCTGTGAACCGAATGCTGAGACTCTTTCCCCTTTTTCGATAGAGACAACCCGGCTGCCAACAACCCGATCCGACGCAAGCCACTCACACGACGGAGAGGCAGCGCGATGGGCGCAGCTGAAGCTGCGGCCCTACAGAGTACCACAGGCTGCCAGCCTGTGAACCGAATGCTGGGACTCTTTCCCCTTTTTCGATAGAGACAACCCGCCTGCCAACAACCCGATCCGACGCAAGCCCCCTCACACGGCGGAGAGGCAACGCGATGGGCGCAGCTGAAGCTGCGGCCCTACTAGTATCACAGCCTGTGCCTCGAACGCACACGCGTTCTCGAAAACGCCTTCGACTAATTCGAATCGTTTTGGAAAAACGGGATCAGCTGGTGGGCGTGCCCCTGAATAATCTTCGCGACCTGCTCGGCGGGCATATTCGGGTTCCGCTTCCGGTGGGCGACAAAGATTGCGGCGATCAGCGCTACCTCCACATCGACCAACTTCGCGGAGTTTTCCATCAGCTCCGAGGCGATACGAAGCGCTTGCTTCTCAATCTCCTTGTACTGCTCAAAGGCGGCTTCTTGTGGTGTTTCTGCCATAAAACGAGCACAGGCTCTCACTCCGAAAGGTCAACTCGGGAATCGAGGGGACGCTCTTCAGACGCGACTCTTCCTGCGGGTCGGAATAAATTCCGCGGTCCTCTTGGCATTTGCCCCTACCCCCCCGCTTCTTTCAAAAGTTCGGAAAACGAACTCGCCCCCAATTGGTAACCTCCTATGCTAAATCAACCCTTTATGATTCAATTCACACTCCTCCTTCTCTTTCTCTCGTTCCTCCATTCGGTGTCCCCCGCGGAAGATGTTCATTGGATCGACTCGAACGGAAACGCGGTTCCCAACTCCCCAAACCAAAAATCGGAGGATGGTTTCGGGGGGCTTCTCATCATCACCTCGGACCAAGACTGGAAAGAGAAATGGAATACGCCTGAAGATCATACTCCTCACTTTAAGGAGGCGAGCGAGGTTCAAGTCGGAGGCGAGTTGTACATTCTCCTCTTTTACATCAATCCCGCCACGAATTCTGATGGGGAGGCCGATGTTGTCGCGGATTTAAAAATCATCCGCGGAGACGGGACGGTCGGCGGCGAATATCCCGATCAGGTGATCCATCAAGGGAAGCTCAAAGGAAACCCTAAAAACATTCGGCTTTCCCCAGTCCAAATCGGTTTTATCGGCGAAAAAGATGATCCCGTGGGGACTTGGAAGATTCAGATCAAAATGACCGATCGTGTGCGAGGAGTGAGCCTCGATCTCGAAGACGAATTCGAATTGCTCCCGATGGTAGAGGGACCCTCCATCTGAATCGGTTCAAAGAAGCCTCGATTCAGTCCTCAAACGATCCCGTCTGCAGGAATAGGATCGTCTTCTCGATCACCTCGGCGTGATTCATAATGAAGGGATGGGTCGCGTGGATGACGATGTGCTCTTTCATCCCCTCCACTTTCGTAAATTCGACCGAAACCTTACCATCATCCGGCCCCTCAATCATGGTGCTGTTGATCCAATTGACGGACCGGTCCCCGGCGATGATTCCCAGCTCGAAATCAACCGGACCGAGTTGGTTGGGCGTTGAGTCTTCGTCCGTGCCCAACTCCTTTCCGGCGGGCCCGTTGATCTTCTCGAAAATCCACCAGTCTCCAATCTCGTCGACAACCTCGCTCCCCTGATTCGGTGGGGCGAGCATGACGACTCTGCCGAGCTTCGGCAGTTCGTTCCCCGAAAGATAGCTACGCACGAGGATTCCACCCATTGAGTGGGTCACGAAATGCACCTGAGAACACTCCTGAAAGTCTGGATCCTCCGTCACTTCGGCCATGGCGGTTTCGCTCAGCTCCTCAATGCTGGCCGTGGACGAAGGATAATCGATATTGAAGACGCGATACCCCTCTTCGGCCAATGCCTCCTCCATCTTTTCCATACTGGAAGAGCTTCGGGCCAAACCGTGGAGAAGGATCACAGCATCCCGGCCCTGCGCAATCGCTGCGAAACCCATAAACAGGAGGCTTCCCCAAAGCCAAAGATGACCGCTTCTTCTCACGGGAGGAGGCTCATACAAATCGAAAATTAGGTCAATCCTCCCAAACGAGTTGCGGGAATCCGCCACCTGCATAAGAATCACCGTATGCGTCGGCAACTTCTGCTTATCCCCGCGTTTGCGCTCGCAGCCCTCATCATCTTCCGCGTTCTGGACCCTCAGAAATCGGAAGATCCTTCGGTGGATCCGGCCAAATCGGATTCATTGCCCTCCACAGCAAGCTCCCCCGATCCGCAAACCGCCTCTCCACCCCCCTCGGTGGATTCCTCTCAACCCGCTTCTTCGCCATCCGCGAATGTTGCTTTTCGCGATTGGCTAGACCAATACCACCAGGCCTCTCCCGACCAGCGAGAGGCTTTGCTGCAGGACGGGATCGCCCTCGCGACCCAACGTAAAGAAGCTCTCTATTCACTAATCGCCCAAGATCCGGCCAAGGCGCTGGATTGGGCTCTTGATCTCAGCGACTACGCTCAACTGCCTCCGCCAATCGCCGCCCTCGTCGAAAAACCAGCGAGTGGCCTCGCAGACATCGATCTTCGCTGGACTACCGAAATCTCCGATGACGGAACTTTGCTCTGCCGCGACCATAACCGCCTCTACCTCAATGGGAATCCATACGCACTCTTCGGCCCCGGCCGGCGAAACGGGCAAGCTCCTACCCTCGGAGTCCCTGTTTTCGCCTACTTACTCGAAGACCGCGCCCTGAGCCCGGAATCTCCGGTTCTCGCTCTCGATTCGTCCGAGTCCCCAGCGGCACGCCTCCTCTTTCCGAAAGGTTCGACCGGAGATACCGATCCTCTGACCGGATCCCCCGTCAAATCCGGCCCCTCTGCGGTCATCGCCGGGCACCTCTACCAGTTCGCCAACGAGGG from the Puniceicoccus vermicola genome contains:
- a CDS encoding HAD family hydrolase encodes the protein MTHTEETLLQLIRAQSSCFDPIPTDLERSTTPIKGIRHIAFDVYGTLLSSGVGDIGNSAPADRGAALTSVLTEAGISDLPSSPELEELYRAEIQQSQAESSAQGAIKAEVEIRDVWRALVDKVGGNDSIPDAKIPEIALRFELAVNPVWPMPHLLGVLELLAMRFAPYTIVSNAQFFTPLLFPALTHKTLADLHFLESSCIWSYELREAKPSPRLFEKLIENLSETFKPAEILYVGNDMLNDISAAQKAGLRTALFAGDQRSLRLREDHPDCQGVEPDLVLTSLADLPKLV
- a CDS encoding glycosyltransferase, with product MKIAILHYHFDRGGVTRVVSSTLEAFRSRKDYEFGLLSGRPVTELEAPSRLIPGLNYSSSAETTPGPDELYRQVTDAARDLFNGEEPDVWHIHNPALGKNTSFTGLVNRLAADGRALLLHEHDFAEDFRPANFRLRESSRDVHDSPFPYSPRVRFAVLNQRDADILQKVGLPSSCLAQLPNPVPPAETVAPLNPDSDLILYPVRALARKNLGEFLLLAHALGGDFRWETTLPPTNPAYQKRFQQWCDLVEDLRLPARLGVAATEDRPFAERLAESRAVVTTSVAEGFGLSFLEPWTYGRPVLGRDLPEITREFRDQGIPLDSLYSRFLIPAEATDPEKVAGRWEAGIRSAYESFATKAPEEDLIQTVRQIAESPLIDFSLLGEDLQAQCLRTVVAKKIPIEAPTAIPSLDADGINSRREPILQTFSPEAYAAKLETLYHSLVDAPAEKLSSLSPEKILREFLHPNRFHPHFVE
- a CDS encoding alpha/beta fold hydrolase, translating into MGFAAIAQGRDAVILLHGLARSSSSMEKMEEALAEEGYRVFNIDYPSSTASIEELSETAMAEVTEDPDFQECSQVHFVTHSMGGILVRSYLSGNELPKLGRVVMLAPPNQGSEVVDEIGDWWIFEKINGPAGKELGTDEDSTPNQLGPVDFELGIIAGDRSVNWINSTMIEGPDDGKVSVEFTKVEGMKEHIVIHATHPFIMNHAEVIEKTILFLQTGSFED
- a CDS encoding polyphosphate kinase 2 family protein, producing MSKNSLTDTSQFLVTGKNKFKIGKYPTKIKDLYEDKSDYKDQLGDLKDEINDLQRMMYAHGRYSMLLIFQAMDAAGKDGTIRAVMSGVNPHGVTVHAFIKPSRNELGHDFLWRTTLKLPDRGHIGIFNRSYYEEVLVARVHPAILENQNLPKELVEDKDALWKGRFESISDFEKHMERNGTRVVKFFLHLGYDEQRERFLQRIDKPHKNWKFEDGDIRERRHWDEFQEAYEETINSTATPEAPWYVVPADDKKNMRLIVAQIILEQLKSLDMQYPEVTEERRAELKNDRKLLEND
- a CDS encoding glucosyl-3-phosphoglycerate synthase — translated: MSKIENWLDTNTFHYSEFWDILALVQEKEKKGLKISLCIPTLNEEKTIGKEIVIFRSELMERYPLVDEIAVIDSGSTDQTREVAASFGADVYLASDILPEEGDKRGKGENLWKAIHQLEGDIICYVDADIKNIHPRFAYGLIAPLIYNDAMQYVKAFYDRPLAFSQGIRPSGGGRVTEILVRPLFSLFFPELTALIQPLSGEYAVRREVLEKIPFPIGYGVETSHILDIYNEYGLDAFGQTDLDQRVHRNQTTLALGKMSFGILQTFLRRMEAFEMFDKLPQLETIYRQFQVEGNRYEQVTFDIVEEERRPMIEVPAYRKKFYGEKG
- a CDS encoding peptidase dimerization domain-containing protein yields the protein MPKKNQEILSLIPDPAEIESIKEVILANSVMCGEIPAPTFEEGRRLVFMRDRFTEAGMEHISVDEKDNVAAILPGSSGNRKILLSANLDTIHYAGADHSMTLGTDSITGRGICENSLGLGVLSALPLVLERLNVKFESDLLLVGTSQSIGVGNLGGIRFFLDNYRNEIDFGICLRAVQLGRLSYASLGMLRGEIQIEVPEEYDWKRLPEGSAIVILNRLITRLQEIPLPTNPVTTINLGSVLAGNTFGTAASTATLRFEIKSEEEGRTEAMEEQIEEIVEELAAENEVSVSLNVVARRNRGGISFSHPLVKTTRSIIGSLGGEQVIAPSTGELCALIDKGIPAVTVGLTKGEHLHERNETLKISPIYRGVSQLIGLLRAIDKGYCDE